GCTCATTTCCTCAGGGGACTGCTCCTGGAGCTCATCCCAGCCCGTGAGGCGGGCAGCCGCAGGGGCCTGACGCGGGCCCTGTGTTAGCTCGCCCTTCCCGTGGGCACCGGCCGCCAGCAACAGTCAGACTGTCTCCTTAAGCACTTGCTCACAGAAAGATGGTGATTAGTCAGCTAGTGGCGGGGAGGAAAAGTTTCCGTGGAGTTAGAGTCGGGTCTGGCAGGACTGCAGGTCACATGCTAGCCAGTGTTTTAGGGGAGCAGAAGCTGAGGGTGCAGACAGGTGGATGGAATGGACGTGCGGAAAGAGGCCAAGAGGCCACATGCCCAGAAGAGGGACAGTGAGAGCTGCTGACCTTGGCTTCTGGCAGCACCCACCCCCCATCTCCTGTAACAGGCCCACGAAGCCAGAATGTCCTTCTCCTGGAGGTCCTTGGGCTAGGATGTTGTTAaacaacccccccacacacctttTTTTTGAGTCAGAGTCAGTCtcttgcaacaacaacaacaacaaaaggttaataaaacaaatgggaacagatgaagaaaatggggTTTGATTTTCATACCCTGAACAGGGTCAGAGCAGGGATAGCCCATGAGGGCCTGGTGTGTGCGGATAGGCTCACCCTGAGAGCTTCAGGCTGTATCCCTGAACTCTGGAGCTGGTTGTGGCGGGCATCCAGCACCTCAATGGCAGGGGGCAGCGCAGGCAGGGCTGCCAGCTGGTTCTCTGGGAGGATCAGGTCCTGCAGGGCGGGCAGCAGGCGGAGGGCGTCGTCATCAATGGAGGAGATGGAATTGCTGGAAAGGTCAATTCTCTTCAGCTTTACTGCGGGGCACGGGGAGAACACAGAGACACAGCGCATGCCACCTTTCCTTGCCCTTGCTGGACCCACCTGTCCCCTACTCCATCCCTTTTAAGACAGGGAATGCCAGCCAGTTCTCCACCTGGATGAGGTCCAAGCTGGAAGAAATAATGTTATAAACCAGGACCCTGTAGGAAAGCCCTCAGATTCTGCAGTGCTTGCCCATGGAGTTCTGCCCTGAGTGGTGGCTGCCCACCTTGGATGGGTTTGGTAGAGAGTGAGATTCAACGGGCCCACCAACCCCTGGACCCATTCCACCCCCACCCTTTACCATTAGTTTACACAAAAAGATGCTATAGCCCAGAGGGCTGTGAGAATTAGTGATGGAATCTAGGTGAGAGCCCAGGTCTCCTATTCGAGGTGAGGTATAAGGAGCAAAATAGACAACAAACGACAAGCAGGTAAACAGTGTCAGTGCTATGGAGTCAGAACCCAGGAGGGCACAGAACTACAGCAGCTTGGAATCCTGAAAATGTAGGCTTGATCATATCTCCCCCTTTCCAGCTTTCCAGAGCTTTGAAGGGAACAGAACACTTTTATTATCCAAAATCTTCAAGGGAAGGAATTAGAGAGACTTCGGGCTATTTCCATTTGGTAGCTGGAGAGAATGAAAACTAACAGGGAAAGGCTACCTCAGGTGGGACACTGTGTCTGTGACTATTTGTGTGGCTGAGTGGCAAGGCAGATGGCCCTGGGGCACCCCCATGCCAGGCCCATCCCCCCTCTTCTGCCAGGGCACTGCATACTCAGCCCCTTGAAGTCTCCAGCTCGAATCCGGCGGATGCGGTTGAAGCGGGCATACAGGTAAGTGGTTGTCTTGGGGAGAGGAGGGATGTTCTCCAGGTCAGCATCATCACAGTACACAGAGGAGCCAAGGCACACGCAGATGAGACAGGTGGGCAGGCCTGGCCCAGGTGGAAGACAGAACAAAGGGAGACCCTTCTTAGACTTCCTTTAGCCTCTGGGACCAACGGCCCTCACTCCAGGGAGTGTCTGAGCCCTGGCCAGAACTGAGGGTCACGATGCACTAGGGCAGTGCTGCTGGCTGCTCCCAGCCTGGCACTCAGACCCGTTCCCAGGTACTACCCGGTCCTGGCTCACGGGTGCTTTTATCAGGCTCCAGTCCTATGTAGGTTTTCCTGGACCTATGTGAGCGTTTCTAGGACATCCATTGGTTTCTTTTCCATGGGGCTCCTCTCTGGTCCCCAAAGGCACACTGACAATGAAATAAAGCCAGAATTAAGTGGAATGGCCCAGGGTTGCTGGCTCTGCCAGCTGCCTTTTGGGTGAGGAGTAAGACATGTTCTGTATGGCTCCAAGAAATGTAATAGAGCCACGATGGAGTGGCTTTTGATGGAGTGCAATACATTTTCCCTTCTTGTCAGCATCCCAGTATTCTATTGGGAAACAGCTCTCTACTGTTCTCATTCCATGACCAGTGGTCATTAGACACAGGCCAGGCCATCAAACCCAAACTGGCTTTAAAAAATTGGGAGGCACCACTGGCTCATACCACTGAAGAATGCATGTGGTTTCCATCATGTGTCATTACAAGGGACAGAGATTATGGGAGACCACCGCCAGTACAGCTCGAAGGGGAAATTGGTTAACAGCGACACATCCCCGAGATAAAGAGGCAGCTCTGTTTTGCAGGCAGTGACTAGTGTAGGTGGAGCAGAGAGGAGCTCAGTGTCCTTCTTATCCCAATGCCTTGAATGGCAGGTTCAGCTGAGGCCCTTTGCAGTCCTGGGAAGCCTGGGATTCTATAGCTCTAGAGGTCATGGATTCCTATTGATGCCCCAATACCCAAGGTCCACCCAAGGCAAATATCTCAAGAGAATAGGAACCGGGGACCAGCAGGTCAGGAATTAACTGCATCCCTCCTCTGCTTCAGGCCTGATCCCCAGCAGAGTGCCACCCCCTTATTGCCAGCTATGCCAGCGTCCCAGCCTCCAGGAGGGTGTCAGGAAGGGGAAAATGCTACTAAAGAGGGAATTTAGAACTGAAAAGCAGTATGACTGCTTCATTTGCCTCCGTGCCAAGTGACAGCCACAATGTTATTTATTCTTCTCGACAGGCTTTTAATTGTCTCTAATCTAATTACCATTCAACCTGCTCCCGTAGTGATGCTATTAATTAAGGTAGGGTGGCTCTGCTAGGCATAGCAGAGTCCTTGCCTTTTTCCTCCATCCCATCCAATTTGTACATACAGCCCAAAACCttaggttttctttctgtttcttactGTGGctatttctcctcctctcccttacAGTGAGGGCTAGCACTGACCCTCTACTTCCTACCCTGACCACACTTGACtgtgggaggcctgggggctgggtCATGACTGCAGATCCTCTGGCCTTTGCATATTGAGTCCTGTGACCGTGGACTCACCGTGGCTGTTTGGGGAGCCCAGGACGCCCAGCTCCGTAGGCCTGATCATCGTGGGCTTCAAAGATAGGGTCCTTGGAGTCATTGTGCTCTGAGCAGAACTGATCCCGGTGGGAGGAGCCAGGTTGGTCACTTTAGCCTGGAGACATAGCACACAGCACACACTTGGCCAGGTTTTTGCCTGAGAAAGGACTTTACTTTGAACTTTGGGGACCTCAGTGACTAGTTTTACATTTGCAAAGAGTCACtgtggagaaagagggaggaaggaagggaacttcttttttaaatttttaaaaagattttatttatttatttgagagagagaaagagaacacaagcaggggaagggacagagggagaggcaggttcccggCTCTggtgccaggaccccaggatcatgacctgagcaaacgaagaggcttaaccaactgagccacccaggtgccccagaagggAACTTTCTAAAGACCAGGGGATCCAACATCTTCCCTATATGGAGAAGGAAGTGGACCCAGGGAGCACTGAGGATCAAGGAGGCAGGCAGCTGGCAGCCCTGCTGTGCCAGAGCTAGAATCCACATCTCTGGATCACCCAGGCCAGCGTGCTTCCCCTTGCCCAGCACTGACCAAGCTCACGCAGCTAATGGGTGTAGGCTCCAGTTCAGCCCCTTGGAAGGCAAGAAAGGGCCAGGAAAAAGCTTCAGACCAGAAGACAGCATAAGAGCAGATGGGGTGGCAGAGCTTCTTTTTCTAACGAGAGGATGAAGACAAGGCTGACCCCCTTCCCAGCAAGATACGGCTTATGATCTTCCTTAAAGGCATCAGGACAGATACATGACTTTTAAGGGCGAGGTGTCCCACCGAGTTTActacaaaccaacaaaaaacttGAACGTTTGTTGTCCTGTTTCTTAGTGTCATCTAAGTGACAAGTTCTTAGGGAGGGACCAGAATTTCCACCtcctggggagagaggaggaggcttGAAACACCTACAAGGGGCCAGGCCTCCGGTGCTCAGCGTCTTATAGGGAACACCGCCAGTCTGCTGTCGTGCCCTTACCTCAGGGAGCTGGTCCCCGTAGTCCATGAGCCCCTCGTAGTCGCTGAGGTCAATGACCTCATCATAGTTGTCCGGGCCCAGGACATAGTTCCCCAGGACTACATAAGAATCACCTTCCCCGTGCATCTCATCTCTCCGCTTCCTCTCCTTGGGGAGAGAAGCTGTCCCCGCTTCCAGCAGCACCAGGGCCAGCAGGCTCAGAAATGCTGGGAGCTTCATGGGGACCCTGGGAGCAGGTGGCAGCAGAAGCGAGAATGGGGTCGAATCACCTCAGCGTCCAGTcctggggacagggcaggaggaagggcaacAAAGAGGCAGGGCTCTCTCTCGAGCGTCGTGGGAACAGTTCACAGGCTCACCCTGCTTCCCATTCCCACACTTGTAAACCCAGGCCATTCCTTGTACACTCAGCGTGTTCATTGCATGTGCAAACCCCCTAAAGGCTGGGGTTATGTCTGGGGGTGGGAGAGCATCTCCTGGcagcccctcccaccaccaccccacgtTAGTGCCTAAATGCTCCCACCCACACTTCTATTCACTCACACAGGCGTGTGTAGACACCTGGCAAAAGCTCGTTCGCTCCTCGCATGCCTGTTTCCTagctgcccacctccctcctgaTTAGGCACATTCTCGTGCACGTCTACGGATGTTCTCTCTTATACagccacacacacagagtacAACCATTAGTCACTCAGCTAGATTTAGATAAACTTCATCATCAAGAAGTCTTGTGGctttttaaaggattattcagGAGCTCCTAAAgaattattcattcactcaacaaacattcatGGCATGTCTGTTATGTTCCCAGGCACTGGACTTATCTCTGGGCGGCAGAGGTATGCAGAAATAAATAGGGCACATCTAATGAGAGTTCATTCAGAGCACCTGTGTTTAAAAACTAATGTATAAtctaaaaaagaatgtttataaaatatactttctaaATGCAGCTTTTTAGTAGCAAATGATTACAGGAAACCAAGTGTTCTTGCAATGTGGTAGTGGTAGTACGTACATGTCCCGAGTCCCCTGGGTCTCTGGGTGTGTGCACAGGTGAGTATGTATGTGCGTGATGGGCCCGTGAGCATGTGATgagcatgtgtacatgtgtgcacacatgggcAGGCAGGGGAGGAAATGGGTGTGGTGTGGGTGTGAGGGACCTGGTGTGTCTCTGGTAGTGGAATCCTCCCCAAAGCCAGCTGCATCAGTGCCTCATGAGCGGGATTCTCCCTCTCTATTCATTTAGCTGGGCTAGGGGAAGCCCTCTGCAGCAGCAACAAGGAGCCCTCCATCAGAGCCTTCCCCCATCCCTTCCCTCCAAGTTCCCTGCCAGGAGCCCTAaactccctcccttcttcctcagcTGCATCTGCCAGCCCAGCACCCTAGCCCTTCATTTGCATCCCGGTGGGCCCAAAGCCTCAAACTGTGAACCTTACCCTGCAGGTACTCCCATCCTCCTGTTCCAGAACTGAGCCTCCCCTCGCAGCTTCTAGAGAAGTGGGGACTCTGGCGGAAAGGTTGTGCAGGTTGTGCGCAGTGGGCCAGGGTATGGCcagggagctgggctgaggcGGCCAAGGCCAATCAGACTTCTCTTCTGACCGGTGTCCAGCTGTTTCCCCTCCTCTTTGCTCAGCGGGGGTCCCCCGTCTTATTCTTGTGTCTGGTGAGaaggaattctctctctccctctcccccccacctctccataggtcccccctccctctccccctcctctctccttctctttctctgtcagctcctcttctcttctctaggCATTTCTTCAAGGGGCTGACAGTTCCTTGTCTCTAAGGGAGCAGCAGCAGGTGATGGAGCACTGAGAGGGATGAGGCTTACCTTTCTAGCTTTTTTTCAGACAGAATCCAAAAATTCCAAGAGGCCAACTTAAGGCACTTTGAGCACACTGCCACCCACCACCTGGGGCCCCAACAAGAATCACCAGGGGGAGGCTCTGCAGACTGGGGCAGTTCTTCCACGAGAAAGTGAACGTGGATGAAGTGGATCTCGAAGATCATCTAGTTCtccgatgatgatgatgatgatgatgatgatgatgatgatggcaagGAGTATGCAAGAAACGTTCTCCATCCACTGAGGTGCACTCCGGTCATGCACACCAGGAGCCACTGGGGAGGTCCACAGGGGGCTGAGAAGAATCTtcttcacccccatcccctgtcAAAGATGTCTGTATAGGAGACATTGTCTTTTCCTTGGTTTGTCAGGCTGCTGTGTGAAGGCAGGAGTGGAAGGGTCTGTGTGTTTGCCAGAGGTGTTCCTCAATGCTGCCCCTTGCTCCCTATTCCCTCCCGCTGACCAGATACTGAATCCTGACTATGAAGCCTCCGAAGATCATCTAGTCCCAACCAGCAGGGTGTTATCCAACAGACAGGAAATGTGGGTCCAGCTAAGTGCAGTGagtcccaaggtcacacaaagcCAGTGCGGGGGCCTAGATTCGTCTAGAGAGAGTTGTCCTTTGTTCATAGGACCCTGGCTCTTTCCCCCTTATCTCCCCGACCCTACCCACCCCAGCTCCAAGATCATGTGCCTAGATGCCCTCAGAACAGATGGCTTTGGCAAGACTCCTTTCTGCCCTGGCACACTAGCCCAGAGGTGCAGTCTTGGCCTGCAACGTCCCTGGGCACCAGCTGGTGAGGGGGTGGCATCCCCCAACCCAAGGACCTGGTCACCACAGGAACATACATTCCCGTGCCCCTGGCAGCCCACCATCTGGGGAGAGGCAGCAACAGAGGCTCTGCTGGGTGAAGAGAGAGATAGCCCTGGAGCCAGCAGGGTGCCCAGGAAGCAGATGGTACACTTGGCACGCTGTCCTCTCTGACTTTCTTTCCACAGCCTGGGCTTTGCAGgccttcccccatcccccagtCAGGCTGGGCTCAGCTCCCCTTCCCATCCCACAACATTTATTCCCTGTGAGGAAAGCAAATGCGACTGTTCATTCATTCTCCCTGCCTGTTCCCACTCTTCTTCCCCACTTTCTCAGCAACAAGCACTTCAAATGGTCCTCCCCCCACGCCTTTTCAAGCTCTGCAGGCCACAGGCACAGCCAGTCTCCTCTAGGGTGCATGCACAGGCTCCCCTGCACCCTAGGAAAGAGCCCCTTTGAAGCAGAA
This DNA window, taken from Canis aureus isolate CA01 chromosome 38, VMU_Caureus_v.1.0, whole genome shotgun sequence, encodes the following:
- the OPTC gene encoding opticin, whose amino-acid sequence is MKLPAFLSLLALVLLEAGTASLPKERKRRDEMHGEGDSYVVLGNYVLGPDNYDEVIDLSDYEGLMDYGDQLPEAKVTNLAPPTGISSAQSTMTPRTLSLKPTMIRPTELGVLGSPNSHGLPTCLICVCLGSSVYCDDADLENIPPLPKTTTYLYARFNRIRRIRAGDFKGLIKLKRIDLSSNSISSIDDDALRLLPALQDLILPENQLAALPALPPAIEVLDARHNQLQSSGIQPEALRALEKLQFLYLADNLLDSIPGPLPPSLRSLHLQNNMIETMQTDAFCDPEEHKHSRRRLEDIRLDGNPINLGLFPSAYFCLPRLPTGHCC